In one window of Candidatus Kinetoplastibacterium blastocrithidii (ex Strigomonas culicis) DNA:
- a CDS encoding DUF493 domain-containing protein — MTTYESISDIYPNNFPVKIIGKNDPGFADDIFSILNSSDINIDYSHDNLIISKSGKYVSLTLNVNVVSRDHFDNIYKLLYASPKVFFIL, encoded by the coding sequence ATGACTACATATGAATCAATAAGTGATATTTATCCCAATAATTTTCCAGTTAAAATTATTGGGAAGAATGATCCTGGATTTGCTGATGATATATTTAGTATATTAAACTCTTCTGATATCAACATAGATTATTCACATGACAATTTAATTATAAGCAAGTCTGGGAAATATGTTAGTTTGACCTTAAATGTTAATGTTGTATCTAGAGATCATTTTGATAATATATATAAATTGTTATACGCATCTCCTAAAGTGTTTTTCATTTTGTGA
- the metK gene encoding methionine adenosyltransferase, which produces MPNNDFLFTSESVSEGHPDKIADQISDAILDTILAVDSDARVAAETLCGYGIIVLAGEITTSAEIDYVKIARDIIKSIGYDSSDYGMNYNDCTVISSYGKQSSDIAVGISSDDNRNPLEQGAGDQGLMFGYACDETPCLMPAPIWYAHRLVQRQSELRKDGRLPWLRPDAKSQVTFRYVNGRPHSVDTIVFSTQHSPDVAHKTIVESVIEEIIKPSFPEGIITSKTKFLINPTGRFVIGGPKGDCGVTGRKIIVDTYGGACPHGGGAFSGKDPSKVDRSASYVARYIAKNIVASGLAKQCQVQISYAIGVSDPINVTVYTEGTGIIPDNEISKLVSDVFDLRPKSIINMLDLLRPIYLKTATYGHFGRSEPEFTWEKIDKIKEIKRFI; this is translated from the coding sequence GTGCCGAATAACGATTTTTTATTTACTTCAGAATCAGTTTCTGAAGGACATCCAGATAAGATAGCGGATCAGATTTCTGATGCGATATTGGATACCATATTAGCAGTTGATTCTGATGCTCGTGTTGCAGCTGAGACTTTATGTGGTTACGGTATCATAGTTCTAGCTGGTGAAATTACTACTTCTGCAGAGATAGATTATGTGAAAATAGCGCGAGATATCATCAAAAGCATTGGATATGATAGTTCGGATTATGGCATGAATTATAATGATTGTACTGTTATTTCTTCTTATGGGAAACAGTCTTCTGATATAGCAGTTGGTATATCTTCAGATGACAATAGAAACCCTTTAGAACAGGGAGCAGGGGATCAGGGTTTGATGTTTGGCTATGCTTGTGATGAAACTCCTTGTCTTATGCCAGCTCCGATATGGTATGCTCATAGACTAGTTCAACGTCAGAGTGAATTAAGAAAAGACGGTAGATTACCATGGTTGCGTCCCGATGCAAAATCTCAAGTAACTTTTCGGTATGTCAATGGTAGACCTCATAGTGTTGATACTATTGTTTTTTCAACTCAGCATTCTCCTGATGTTGCGCATAAGACAATAGTAGAGTCGGTGATTGAAGAAATTATAAAACCTAGTTTTCCAGAAGGTATTATTACAAGCAAGACAAAGTTTCTTATTAATCCTACTGGTCGTTTTGTAATTGGTGGCCCAAAGGGTGACTGTGGTGTGACTGGTAGAAAAATTATTGTGGATACATACGGTGGTGCTTGTCCTCATGGAGGGGGAGCATTTTCTGGAAAAGATCCGTCCAAAGTAGATCGTTCAGCTTCTTACGTAGCTAGATATATCGCGAAAAATATTGTGGCTTCAGGTTTAGCTAAGCAGTGTCAAGTACAAATTAGTTATGCTATCGGTGTTTCAGATCCAATTAATGTTACCGTTTATACGGAAGGAACAGGTATTATTCCAGACAATGAAATTTCCAAATTAGTTTCAGATGTTTTTGACTTGCGTCCTAAAAGCATTATAAATATGTTAGATTTATTAAGGCCTATCTACCTTAAGACTGCTACTTATGGTCATTTTGGACGTTCAGAGCCAGAATTCACATGGGAGAAAATAGATAAAATCAAAGAAATAAAGCGTTTTATATAA
- the dksA gene encoding RNA polymerase-binding protein DksA — MKNNDKNINKYAPNGRNNNFLSENYILSMSEEDYMNDVQLSFFKNKLKQLEQEILLKAEETTEYLRETQFVPDPADRATIEEEHTIELRTRDRERKLLKKIQKSISRIETGEYGWCEETGEPIGIPRLLARPTATLSLEAQERREMRQKLYGG; from the coding sequence ATGAAAAATAATGATAAAAATATAAATAAATATGCTCCAAATGGAAGAAATAACAATTTTTTAAGTGAAAACTATATTCTTTCGATGTCAGAAGAGGATTACATGAATGATGTTCAACTGTCATTTTTTAAAAATAAACTTAAACAATTAGAGCAAGAAATTTTATTAAAAGCAGAGGAAACTACTGAATACCTAAGAGAAACTCAATTTGTACCAGACCCTGCCGATAGAGCTACTATAGAGGAAGAACATACGATCGAACTAAGAACTAGAGACAGAGAACGCAAATTATTGAAAAAAATACAGAAATCAATTTCTAGAATAGAGACTGGTGAATATGGCTGGTGTGAAGAGACAGGTGAACCTATAGGAATACCTAGACTCTTAGCAAGACCAACTGCAACTTTATCTCTAGAGGCGCAAGAAAGAAGAGAAATGCGACAAAAACTATATGGTGGATAG
- the dapF gene encoding diaminopimelate epimerase: MKLDFTKMHGIGNDFIVINGINQSVMMTTGLAKALADRNFGIGADQILLVEKTNNSGADFRYRIFNADGSEVEHCGNGARCFVRFIHKNGLSYKNPITAEISGGTVISLYENNDGSVIVNMGAPKSLPFDSSKLKSKIQSHEILWQLESTIGTKIYFSVLSIPNPHAVIYVEKLNDNFIKEIGPFLESNVIFSQGVNVGFAQVKNRNNISLRVYERGSGETLSCGTGACAAVVSGIRRGLLDSPVYVNTRGGTLLIFLDGENIQMQGPAEFVFDGAIDITKLLSQRAAMNKSI; this comes from the coding sequence ATGAAACTGGATTTCACAAAGATGCATGGCATAGGCAATGATTTTATAGTTATAAATGGAATAAATCAATCGGTAATGATGACAACAGGACTTGCTAAGGCTCTTGCAGATAGAAATTTCGGTATAGGAGCAGATCAAATTCTATTAGTAGAAAAAACCAATAATAGTGGTGCTGACTTTCGATATAGAATATTCAATGCAGATGGTAGTGAAGTGGAGCACTGTGGTAATGGAGCAAGATGCTTTGTTAGATTCATACATAAAAATGGATTGTCATATAAGAACCCTATAACAGCAGAAATATCAGGAGGAACAGTAATATCTCTATATGAAAATAATGATGGTTCAGTCATAGTTAACATGGGGGCTCCTAAATCACTTCCTTTTGATAGTTCAAAATTGAAGTCAAAAATACAATCACATGAGATATTGTGGCAACTAGAATCAACAATTGGCACAAAGATATATTTTTCTGTATTGTCTATACCTAACCCTCATGCAGTGATATATGTAGAAAAACTTAATGACAATTTTATTAAAGAAATAGGACCTTTTTTAGAATCTAATGTAATATTCTCACAAGGAGTAAATGTTGGATTTGCACAAGTAAAAAATCGTAATAATATTTCACTGAGAGTTTACGAAAGAGGATCGGGAGAAACTTTATCCTGTGGTACTGGAGCATGTGCTGCTGTAGTCTCAGGAATTAGAAGAGGCTTATTAGATTCTCCAGTATATGTAAACACACGCGGCGGCACCCTATTAATATTTTTGGATGGGGAAAATATACAAATGCAAGGACCAGCTGAATTTGTATTTGATGGCGCTATAGACATAACCAAACTTTTGTCTCAAAGAGCTGCTATGAATAAATCTATATAG
- the hslV gene encoding ATP-dependent protease subunit HslV: MESFHATTIICARRGNKVALGGDGQVTMGNIVIKGTARKILRLHKDTVLAGFAGATADAFTLQELFEAKLDKHQGNLIRSAVEMTKDWRTDRILRRLEAMLIVADIEHTLVLTGNGDVLEPEHGIAAIGSGGAYAHAAAMGLISNTELSPLDIVKKSLMIASELCIYTNGNHIIETLDN; encoded by the coding sequence ATGGAATCGTTTCATGCTACGACCATAATATGTGCCCGTCGTGGCAATAAAGTTGCATTGGGTGGTGATGGACAAGTAACCATGGGCAATATAGTGATAAAAGGCACAGCAAGAAAAATTCTACGTCTTCACAAAGATACAGTGCTGGCTGGTTTTGCTGGAGCCACAGCGGATGCTTTCACACTACAAGAATTATTTGAAGCAAAGTTAGACAAGCATCAGGGCAATCTAATAAGATCTGCTGTAGAAATGACCAAAGACTGGCGTACAGATAGGATTCTAAGACGTCTAGAAGCTATGCTAATAGTAGCCGATATAGAACATACTTTAGTGCTTACTGGTAATGGTGATGTTCTTGAACCAGAACATGGTATAGCTGCTATAGGATCTGGTGGAGCCTATGCACATGCAGCGGCTATGGGGTTAATTTCTAACACAGAATTATCTCCGTTAGACATAGTAAAAAAATCGCTAATGATTGCATCAGAATTATGCATATACACTAATGGTAACCATATCATTGAAACTTTAGATAATTAA
- a CDS encoding alpha/beta hydrolase, translated as MGSRFEKICFGGKSRNIDCAIEWPLGEILGLALVLHPHPLYGGSRDNKIVTTVASECSDRGLVSVRPNFRGVGKSDGAFDNAIGETEDMLYLLSQIHLIYPELSKLPIMLAGFSFGSAVAAQVYSSLLHNNKYSLYKSLILIGSAVHRFEFKKVSLPDNSLIIHGEDDEVVPFDELLEWIRPKSLPIVMIPSCTHFFHGRLLILRRIVASYLSINVSSSC; from the coding sequence ATGGGCTCAAGATTTGAAAAAATTTGTTTTGGCGGCAAGTCTAGAAATATAGACTGTGCTATAGAGTGGCCGTTAGGAGAGATCCTTGGGTTGGCTCTTGTATTACACCCTCATCCATTATATGGTGGTTCTCGCGATAATAAGATAGTGACAACTGTTGCAAGCGAGTGCTCTGATAGAGGGTTGGTTTCTGTACGACCAAATTTTAGAGGTGTTGGTAAGTCTGATGGTGCTTTTGATAATGCCATTGGGGAGACAGAAGATATGCTTTATTTGTTGTCACAGATACACTTGATTTATCCAGAACTATCAAAATTGCCTATAATGTTGGCTGGCTTTTCCTTTGGTTCTGCTGTGGCGGCACAAGTATATTCTTCCCTATTGCACAATAATAAATACAGTTTATATAAATCTTTAATCCTTATCGGATCTGCCGTACATCGTTTTGAGTTTAAAAAAGTTTCTTTGCCGGATAATAGTTTAATAATTCATGGGGAAGATGATGAAGTAGTGCCTTTTGATGAGTTATTAGAATGGATTAGACCAAAATCTTTGCCTATTGTTATGATCCCATCTTGTACTCATTTTTTTCATGGAAGGTTGTTAATATTACGACGAATAGTAGCATCTTACCTAAGTATTAATGTGTCGTCTTCTTGCTGA
- a CDS encoding tyrosine recombinase XerC, with the protein MIKNKDFKKNNLKKPLSDWLVYIYTNLRYSKNTFDNYKHDLSLLNEFTGENNISLEEVTTENVRNFFAKKHSQGVGPKGIARTLSAWRSFYKWWGPKINMMSNPISGIRPPKATRPLPKSLSVDQIKNLLDMNEYQANKTSDCIIFRDQAIFELLYSSGLRLSELISIDIKYESNINYKSTSWINLNQSEIIVLGKGNKQRKLPIGNTALNAIKKWIDLREKFVLKTNSINDRHALFLGIKGRRISPRVIQMQLLKLSKTSNLCMHISPHMIRHSFASHLLQSSQNLRAVQELLGHKTISTTQIYTKLDFQHLASVYDKTHPRAIRKK; encoded by the coding sequence TTGATAAAAAATAAAGATTTTAAAAAAAATAATCTTAAGAAACCACTAAGTGATTGGTTGGTATACATTTATACCAATTTGCGCTATTCAAAGAATACCTTTGATAACTATAAACATGACCTATCTTTACTAAATGAATTCACAGGTGAAAACAATATTTCTCTAGAGGAAGTAACCACAGAAAACGTGCGAAATTTTTTTGCAAAAAAACACTCCCAAGGCGTTGGTCCTAAAGGAATAGCAAGAACTTTGTCAGCATGGAGAAGTTTCTACAAGTGGTGGGGACCAAAAATTAATATGATGAGCAATCCAATATCCGGAATTCGTCCACCAAAAGCGACTCGTCCTTTACCAAAATCACTTTCAGTCGATCAGATAAAAAACTTGCTTGACATGAATGAGTATCAAGCAAATAAAACCTCTGATTGCATAATATTCCGTGATCAAGCTATTTTTGAATTATTGTACTCTAGCGGATTACGTTTATCTGAATTAATATCAATCGATATAAAATATGAATCTAATATAAACTATAAATCTACAAGTTGGATAAACTTGAATCAATCAGAAATAATAGTTCTAGGAAAAGGAAACAAACAAAGAAAATTACCAATAGGTAATACTGCTCTAAACGCTATAAAGAAATGGATTGATTTGCGCGAGAAATTTGTATTAAAAACTAACTCGATAAATGATAGGCATGCCCTATTTCTTGGAATAAAAGGAAGAAGGATCTCACCTAGAGTTATTCAGATGCAATTATTAAAACTGTCTAAAACATCAAATTTATGTATGCATATATCCCCTCATATGATCAGACATAGTTTCGCAAGTCATTTGCTACAATCCTCGCAAAACTTACGTGCTGTACAAGAGCTCTTGGGTCATAAAACAATATCAACAACCCAAATATACACGAAACTTGACTTCCAGCACTTGGCATCTGTATATGACAAAACACACCCAAGAGCAATAAGAAAAAAATAA
- a CDS encoding D-alanyl-D-alanine carboxypeptidase family protein, which translates to MNMFLKIKYLLSFISRLILSVSLIILMSSYLSVRSDNDKVDSILSIYKDADKLSIPVSNVSFLPKPKISSRSWIIIDVNSEQVLASSNPDLKVEPASLTKIMTAYLIFGAIEDKRLDIDHNVVVSEKAWRTVGSRMFLEPNKKVSINDLLQGMIVQSGNDASIALAESMSGDEDSFVYLMNREAKKIGMNSSNFTNVTGLPDPCHLTTARDLALLSINFLKKHESFLHYYKQKEFTYNGITQTNRNRLLWSDSSVDGLKTGHTDTAGYCLVSTALRGDRRILAVLLGANNEAIRTEESLRLLNWGFQNFDTIAMFEDKDSRSLEARVWEGVSEKTNLRPRDQLWLSVPRGRAGDVKLVMERIEPLIAPLYKDQIVGVLQFSLDNQILKTINLRIQNSVNRAGLFGRVKDMIRRWFGN; encoded by the coding sequence ATGAATATGTTTTTAAAAATTAAATATCTGTTAAGTTTCATTTCAAGACTTATTTTATCAGTCTCTTTAATAATTTTAATGAGCTCATATTTGTCTGTAAGATCAGATAATGATAAGGTAGATAGCATTTTATCAATTTATAAAGATGCTGATAAATTATCAATTCCTGTTAGTAATGTTTCATTTTTACCTAAACCAAAGATATCTTCTAGGTCATGGATCATTATAGATGTGAATAGTGAACAAGTACTTGCCTCTTCTAACCCAGACTTGAAAGTTGAGCCTGCTTCTTTAACAAAAATCATGACGGCTTATTTGATATTTGGAGCGATAGAAGATAAGCGTTTAGATATAGATCATAATGTTGTTGTATCTGAGAAAGCTTGGAGAACTGTTGGTTCTAGAATGTTTCTAGAACCAAATAAAAAAGTCTCCATTAATGATTTATTACAGGGCATGATTGTACAATCAGGTAATGATGCCTCTATTGCTTTAGCTGAGTCTATGAGCGGGGACGAGGATTCATTTGTTTATTTAATGAATCGTGAAGCAAAAAAAATTGGCATGAATAGCAGTAATTTCACTAATGTTACTGGCTTACCTGATCCATGTCATTTGACCACTGCTCGTGATCTTGCTTTATTATCAATAAATTTTTTAAAAAAGCATGAATCTTTCTTACATTATTATAAACAAAAAGAATTTACTTATAATGGTATAACTCAGACAAATCGTAATCGTTTATTATGGTCTGATTCATCTGTAGATGGTTTAAAAACTGGACATACAGATACGGCTGGATACTGCCTTGTTTCTACAGCGCTGAGGGGAGATCGCCGTATACTAGCAGTATTATTGGGTGCTAACAATGAAGCTATAAGAACTGAAGAAAGTTTAAGGCTTTTAAACTGGGGATTTCAGAATTTTGATACTATAGCTATGTTTGAAGATAAAGATTCAAGATCATTAGAGGCTAGAGTTTGGGAAGGAGTATCTGAAAAAACCAATCTTAGACCAAGAGATCAGTTGTGGTTATCTGTTCCTAGAGGTAGAGCAGGAGATGTAAAATTGGTAATGGAGAGGATTGAGCCATTAATCGCTCCGTTGTATAAGGATCAGATTGTTGGGGTCTTGCAATTTAGTTTAGACAATCAAATATTAAAAACCATCAACCTAAGAATACAGAATAGTGTTAATAGAGCTGGTTTATTTGGAAGAGTTAAAGATATGATAAGACGCTGGTTTGGAAATTAG
- a CDS encoding lysophospholipid acyltransferase family protein — protein MRKRVRIARKNLNACFPHLDKKTIKNLLLEHCNAIALSVIDRSILWYGKPERIKSIVSIENINIIQDLINNKKKVMILMPHLLGMDAAGTILSLNLQTMACIYRPSGDNELNYFVKKGRSRFNNTILIANKNNIRKMIKHFSEYRPVVYLPDMDFGSKQSIFVPFFGIQTSTLTTTALIAKKWDVIVVPMTPYIDTKTGKYKVIIMDPLKDFPGKLSVEEATTLINQKIETWIRRAPSQYYWIHRRFKTRPNGQKSLY, from the coding sequence TTGAGGAAAAGAGTGAGGATAGCACGCAAGAATCTAAATGCTTGCTTCCCGCATTTAGATAAAAAAACGATAAAAAATTTACTGCTCGAACACTGTAATGCAATAGCGCTATCAGTTATTGACAGGAGTATATTATGGTATGGAAAGCCAGAAAGGATAAAATCTATAGTTAGCATAGAAAACATAAATATCATTCAAGACCTAATCAACAATAAAAAAAAGGTTATGATACTTATGCCTCATTTATTAGGAATGGACGCTGCTGGCACTATATTAAGCTTAAATCTACAAACCATGGCATGCATATATAGACCATCCGGTGATAATGAATTAAACTATTTTGTTAAGAAAGGAAGGTCAAGATTTAACAATACCATATTAATAGCTAATAAAAATAATATTAGAAAAATGATTAAGCATTTTTCAGAATATAGACCTGTAGTTTACCTGCCTGATATGGATTTTGGATCAAAACAATCTATATTCGTTCCATTTTTTGGAATACAAACATCTACTCTAACTACAACTGCTCTTATAGCAAAAAAATGGGATGTTATAGTAGTGCCTATGACCCCTTATATTGATACAAAAACTGGAAAATACAAAGTCATAATAATGGACCCCTTAAAAGATTTTCCGGGCAAGCTCTCAGTAGAAGAAGCTACTACTCTAATAAATCAAAAAATAGAAACTTGGATAAGAAGAGCTCCATCTCAATATTATTGGATACATAGAAGGTTTAAGACAAGACCTAATGGACAAAAGAGCTTATACTAA
- a CDS encoding DUF1289 domain-containing protein, whose product MTLVSKSSDENSEDSILSITDVPCVGVCTTLFDDICRGCGRTLFEVSNWVFFSNEEKLDVWSRIRSNGYLRKNNI is encoded by the coding sequence ATGACATTGGTATCAAAGTCTTCAGATGAGAATTCTGAAGATAGTATTTTAAGTATTACTGATGTTCCTTGTGTAGGTGTGTGCACTACACTTTTTGACGATATCTGTCGTGGTTGCGGGCGCACCTTGTTTGAAGTTTCTAACTGGGTGTTTTTTAGTAATGAGGAGAAACTAGATGTATGGAGTCGTATAAGGTCAAATGGTTATCTGCGCAAAAACAACATCTAG
- a CDS encoding biotin--[acetyl-CoA-carboxylase] ligase — protein MLESYKNLTADGIVEKLKKYLTSFKKISWKESTGSTNSDLISLIKNNSVTIPCLLGANHQYNGRGRNGKTWVDDFKSTLMFSCAFNFHESNIDLSMLPIIIGMATCESLQELSHTREIGLKWPNDIYWRNKKLSGILIEIIKNNNIVIGIGINIDNTDKLSGRIDREITSWKQIINSYLSINDFIDIIRSLSLSWLKSIKLLETCESSSIIKQFHKVDVLYGIPVTIENHDTKIHGIACGINHKGCLVVKTATDTHIAHIGNVSVKF, from the coding sequence ATGCTAGAAAGCTACAAAAATCTTACTGCTGATGGCATAGTCGAGAAATTAAAAAAATATCTTACAAGTTTCAAAAAAATATCTTGGAAAGAATCAACAGGGTCTACTAATTCGGACTTAATTTCTCTTATAAAAAATAATAGTGTTACAATACCATGTCTATTAGGGGCAAATCACCAATATAATGGCAGAGGAAGAAATGGTAAAACCTGGGTAGATGACTTTAAATCAACGCTAATGTTTTCTTGTGCTTTTAATTTTCATGAATCTAATATAGACTTAAGCATGCTACCTATCATTATAGGAATGGCTACATGTGAATCTTTGCAAGAACTATCTCATACGAGAGAAATAGGTCTAAAATGGCCAAATGATATATACTGGAGAAATAAAAAACTGTCTGGTATTTTGATAGAAATCATTAAAAATAATAATATAGTTATAGGGATAGGAATAAATATAGATAATACAGATAAATTATCAGGAAGAATAGATAGAGAAATAACTAGCTGGAAACAAATTATTAATAGTTATTTATCTATCAATGATTTTATAGATATAATACGTTCATTATCTTTATCTTGGCTAAAATCTATAAAATTGTTAGAAACATGTGAATCATCATCAATTATTAAACAATTTCATAAAGTAGACGTTTTATACGGCATACCTGTTACAATTGAAAATCATGATACCAAAATACATGGTATCGCTTGTGGGATAAATCATAAAGGATGTCTAGTTGTAAAAACAGCTACTGACACTCATATTGCACATATTGGCAACGTCTCTGTTAAATTTTAA
- the hslU gene encoding ATP-dependent protease ATPase subunit HslU, giving the protein MSASSMTPREIVLELDKYIVGQNRAKKSVAIALRNRWRRQQVPENLRQEIYPKNILMIGPTGVGKTEIARRLAKLVNAPFIKIEATKFTEVGYVGRDVDTIIRDLVEHSIKQTREIEILSIRSQAEDSAENRILDILIPNSRLDEESDQINENNTRQTFRKRLREGRLDNLEIEIEVNATTPQFDIMTPPGMEEIADQLKNVFAGIASEKKKQKKVKIKEAFKIFVEEESSKRINEDDIRFNAIRNVEQNGIVFLDEIDKIATRNRSDNAEVSRLGVQRDLLPLVEGTAVNTRYGIVKTDHILFIASGAFHLSRPSDLIPELQGRFPIRVELNSLSIEDFSHILCDTNVSLTKQYSALMETENVKLDFQKDGIIKIAELASSVNERTEDIGARRLYTLMEKLLEELSFDASSSSGKTIAIDSAYVEQQLKEIVLNQDLSRYIL; this is encoded by the coding sequence ATGTCAGCTTCAAGTATGACACCAAGAGAAATAGTTCTTGAACTGGACAAGTATATTGTTGGACAGAATCGCGCCAAAAAATCTGTAGCGATAGCATTAAGGAATCGTTGGCGAAGACAACAAGTACCAGAGAACTTGCGTCAAGAGATATATCCAAAAAATATTTTGATGATAGGACCAACTGGTGTTGGCAAAACTGAAATAGCACGCAGATTAGCAAAATTGGTTAATGCCCCTTTCATTAAGATAGAAGCTACTAAATTTACCGAGGTTGGATATGTAGGTAGAGATGTAGATACTATAATTAGAGACTTAGTAGAACATTCTATAAAACAAACTAGAGAAATAGAAATACTATCGATCAGATCTCAGGCTGAAGATTCTGCTGAGAATCGTATCCTAGATATACTAATCCCTAATTCCAGATTAGATGAAGAATCAGATCAAATTAATGAAAATAATACAAGACAAACATTTAGGAAACGTTTGAGAGAAGGAAGACTAGATAATCTAGAAATAGAAATAGAAGTTAACGCTACAACACCACAATTCGATATAATGACTCCTCCAGGCATGGAAGAAATAGCAGATCAATTAAAAAATGTTTTTGCTGGAATTGCTAGTGAAAAGAAAAAACAAAAAAAAGTAAAAATAAAAGAAGCTTTTAAGATTTTTGTAGAAGAGGAGTCTTCAAAAAGAATTAATGAAGATGATATAAGATTTAATGCTATAAGAAATGTAGAGCAAAATGGGATTGTATTCCTAGATGAGATAGATAAAATTGCAACAAGGAATAGATCTGACAATGCAGAAGTTTCTAGACTTGGCGTTCAAAGAGATTTGCTTCCTCTAGTTGAAGGAACGGCTGTAAATACTAGATATGGCATAGTAAAAACTGATCATATCTTGTTTATTGCATCAGGAGCATTCCATTTATCAAGACCATCAGATCTTATACCAGAATTACAGGGACGATTTCCAATAAGAGTAGAACTGAATTCCTTATCTATAGAGGACTTTTCCCATATACTATGTGATACAAATGTATCTCTTACTAAACAATATTCGGCTTTAATGGAAACAGAGAATGTAAAACTTGATTTTCAAAAAGATGGGATAATTAAAATAGCAGAACTAGCATCTTCTGTTAATGAGCGAACAGAAGATATAGGAGCTAGACGACTATATACCTTAATGGAGAAACTTCTAGAAGAACTGTCTTTTGATGCTTCTAGTTCCAGCGGAAAAACTATAGCAATTGATTCGGCCTATGTTGAACAACAATTAAAGGAAATAGTACTAAATCAGGACTTGTCTAGGTATATTTTATAA
- a CDS encoding CobW family GTP-binding protein, with the protein MAPYRDLNNMIPVTIITGFLGAGKTTLIKNILYKLKDYQLAIIENEFGPESIDNELLFQNSKEEIIELSNGCICCSIRGDLVKTLNDLKTKKLNKSLNFDHVIIETTGIANPGPICQTFFIDNDIANYYRLDSVVALVDAKHGIDTLKNQIEAQKQIGFADRILVSKSDLVDDKEFNLLKKHLIKINPRSPIKKTNYGDINIEDILNINGFNLNDALDINSEFINQEEHICSEDCHHNNEISSFVFLSNKPFCSKKLEIVLSYLTEKYGPNMLRYKGILYMHDTNKRIILQGVHMLMGAEQGNEWESAQKPNTKIVFIGHKLPRELFVEKLNECTMDISEI; encoded by the coding sequence ATGGCACCTTATAGAGATTTAAATAATATGATACCAGTAACAATAATTACTGGATTTTTAGGCGCTGGGAAAACTACTTTAATAAAAAATATTCTATATAAATTAAAAGATTACCAACTTGCTATTATAGAAAATGAATTTGGACCTGAAAGCATCGACAATGAACTATTATTTCAAAATTCAAAAGAAGAAATTATAGAATTATCTAATGGTTGTATATGTTGTTCTATACGTGGTGATCTGGTTAAAACTTTAAATGATCTCAAAACAAAAAAGTTAAATAAATCGTTAAATTTTGACCATGTTATAATAGAAACAACTGGCATAGCAAACCCAGGGCCAATTTGTCAAACGTTCTTTATTGATAATGATATAGCTAATTATTATAGATTAGATTCTGTAGTTGCTTTAGTAGATGCTAAGCATGGTATCGATACATTAAAAAATCAAATAGAGGCACAAAAACAAATAGGCTTTGCCGATCGAATTCTAGTGTCAAAATCTGATTTGGTTGATGATAAAGAATTTAATTTGCTAAAAAAACACTTAATAAAAATAAATCCAAGATCCCCTATAAAAAAGACAAATTATGGAGATATAAACATAGAGGATATATTGAATATTAATGGCTTTAATTTAAATGATGCACTGGATATAAACTCAGAATTTATAAACCAAGAAGAACATATCTGTTCTGAAGATTGTCATCATAATAACGAGATAAGTTCGTTTGTTTTTTTATCAAATAAGCCATTTTGTTCTAAAAAATTAGAAATAGTTCTGAGCTATCTTACAGAAAAATATGGTCCTAATATGTTGAGGTACAAAGGCATTCTGTATATGCATGACACAAACAAACGCATTATACTCCAGGGAGTTCATATGCTAATGGGAGCAGAACAAGGTAATGAATGGGAGTCCGCACAAAAACCAAATACAAAAATAGTTTTTATAGGTCATAAATTACCCAGAGAACTATTTGTAGAAAAGTTAAATGAATGCACTATGGATATTAGTGAAATTTAA